The Armatimonadota bacterium genomic interval CATGAACTGACTTCTGCGATCGACTGGATCAAGAAGGACAAGCTCGAGCCGTGCTTCAAAATCCTCTCGCGGGTGAAGCATATTCAGCGGATGCTGTTCGAGCAGTGGGCGGTGCTCGAAACGCTCACCCCGAGCGAGTACGTGCAGTTTCGAGGGGTATTCGGCCAAGCTAGCGGATTCCAATCCCATCAGTATCGCACGATCGAGTTCTTGTTCGGCAACAAGGACAGCAACATGATCAAAGTGTTCAAGCACGATGAGACGATTCACTCCAAGCTGGAAGAGACGTTGCGGACGCCGAGCCTATACGACGAGTTCTTGCGGTACCTGCATCGCCAGGGATTTGCAATACCCGACTCCTGCGTCGAGCGAGACTGGACGGAGCAGTACGAGTCGAACGAAGAGCTTCTGCAAGTTTTCAAACTGATCTACGACAACCCGCGCGACAATTGGAACGCGTACAACATGTGCGAAAAGCTGATCGACGTGGACGAGCAGATGTCGCTGTGGCGGTTCAGGCATGTGAAGACGGTTGAGCGCATCATCGGTCACAAGCGCGGGACCGGTGGCAGTTCCGGCGTGTCGTTCTTGCGTCAGGTCGTGGACATCAGGTTGTTCCCAGAGCTGTGGGACGTGCGCACTATCATCGAAAAATGAGCCTTGTTACGCTTCCAGACGGGCCGCTGAATGAGAGCGTCGTCAACGAGCACATCAGGCCGCTGTTCAGCCGTGCGATGAAGGGCGACGCTAAGCGCGGCGAGGTTTATCTGGCGAACCACTCGCTCGGGCGTCCACTGGATGCCGTGGCGGAAGACGTAGCGCGCGGCTTGGAAAAGTGGTACTCCGACATGGA includes:
- the kynA gene encoding tryptophan 2,3-dioxygenase, with amino-acid sequence MPTREFEKGIHTDFEKKLDYSSYLQLDKLLDSQKPLSDPEHHDEMLFIIQHQTSELWMLLAIHELTSAIDWIKKDKLEPCFKILSRVKHIQRMLFEQWAVLETLTPSEYVQFRGVFGQASGFQSHQYRTIEFLFGNKDSNMIKVFKHDETIHSKLEETLRTPSLYDEFLRYLHRQGFAIPDSCVERDWTEQYESNEELLQVFKLIYDNPRDNWNAYNMCEKLIDVDEQMSLWRFRHVKTVERIIGHKRGTGGSSGVSFLRQVVDIRLFPELWDVRTIIEK